A single window of Sulfitobacter sp. JL08 DNA harbors:
- a CDS encoding sensor histidine kinase, giving the protein MTTSTLEAPKARFTPLRWLGRGVGRIAIPIRAKLLISFVSVAGLMIVLALTGVSELQKANQRTADLITDQTKISGLTNLRYVIQKATQACIFFYARSSNNQLGASTTSLSISLSQARQIAGGNASGGPRSSRYADYETSVEILGRVKQLRATGKEITQLYSAGDVKEARELLRSNLMVGLGALEADVSRLAFDVRLKMTNRARVNDTAFERSQRLVMGASSLAVLLALLLGYSISTSLSRPIERIQSALLDIADGDFDTRVKVTNRDEMGNLANRVNRTAERLGVLYGELETANQHKSQFLANMSHEFRTPMNSVLGYTELIQDGIYGEVPEKIADPLARIDANGKALLTLINDILDVSKIESGHLDLQIEDYELSELVESVKATIDPLVSSKGLKFEASVPPSLPSGQGDPARIHQILLNVVSNAVKFTDEGSVKLDVTFDEDRFSLAVKDTGPGISTDDITRIFGEFQQADNSITRAAGGTGLGLSISRKLAELHGGSIEVESELGNGACFTVLLPIIAQKTESTS; this is encoded by the coding sequence ATGACGACAAGCACTCTTGAAGCACCCAAGGCCAGGTTCACGCCGCTCCGATGGCTTGGAAGAGGAGTTGGCCGGATTGCCATTCCGATCCGGGCCAAACTTTTGATTTCGTTTGTGAGCGTCGCAGGGCTCATGATCGTGCTCGCCTTGACCGGCGTGTCCGAACTACAGAAGGCCAATCAACGCACTGCCGACTTGATCACTGATCAAACAAAAATATCTGGATTAACCAATTTACGGTACGTAATTCAAAAAGCGACGCAAGCCTGTATTTTTTTTTACGCAAGGAGCAGTAACAACCAGCTTGGTGCATCAACGACATCCTTAAGCATAAGTCTGAGTCAAGCCCGTCAAATAGCAGGAGGCAACGCTTCTGGCGGCCCCAGATCTTCAAGATACGCGGATTATGAAACATCTGTTGAGATTTTGGGTAGGGTCAAACAACTCCGAGCAACTGGGAAGGAAATCACTCAGCTTTACTCGGCGGGAGACGTCAAGGAGGCCCGTGAATTACTCAGGTCAAACCTCATGGTGGGGCTGGGTGCTCTTGAGGCGGACGTTTCTCGGCTCGCATTTGACGTGCGACTGAAAATGACCAATCGGGCAAGGGTTAACGACACCGCATTCGAGCGATCGCAACGTTTGGTGATGGGGGCGTCCAGCCTCGCCGTTTTATTGGCGTTGTTGCTCGGTTATTCAATTTCGACTTCGCTCAGTCGGCCCATTGAACGCATCCAAAGTGCACTTCTGGATATTGCTGACGGTGATTTCGACACACGGGTAAAAGTCACCAATCGGGATGAAATGGGCAATCTTGCAAACCGGGTAAACCGCACGGCTGAGCGTTTGGGTGTGCTTTACGGCGAACTGGAAACGGCAAATCAGCATAAGTCGCAGTTTCTCGCGAACATGAGTCACGAATTTCGGACGCCCATGAATTCGGTACTCGGCTACACCGAGCTTATTCAGGATGGGATCTATGGTGAGGTTCCAGAAAAAATTGCCGATCCCTTGGCGCGGATCGATGCCAACGGAAAAGCGCTGTTGACGCTGATAAACGACATTCTGGACGTGTCAAAAATCGAGTCAGGTCACCTCGATCTGCAAATTGAAGACTATGAGCTTTCTGAACTGGTGGAGTCCGTGAAGGCCACTATCGATCCGCTTGTTTCGAGCAAGGGACTTAAATTTGAAGCATCGGTTCCACCTTCGTTGCCGTCCGGCCAGGGCGATCCGGCTCGCATCCATCAGATATTGCTGAATGTGGTCAGCAATGCCGTTAAATTTACCGACGAGGGGAGCGTGAAACTGGATGTAACTTTCGATGAAGACCGCTTCAGTCTGGCGGTCAAAGATACAGGCCCTGGTATTTCAACGGACGACATCACCCGGATTTTCGGAGAGTTTCAGCAAGCGGACAATTCCATCACACGGGCTGCGGGCGGAACAGGGCTGGGCCTTTCGATATCCCGCAAGTTAGCAGAGCTTCATGGCGGATCAATTGAAGTGGAAAGCGAACTTGGAAACGGTGCTTGCTTTACTGTTTTATTACCGATCATTGCCCAAAAAACGGAGAGTACGTCATGA
- a CDS encoding metal-dependent hydrolase family protein, producing the protein MMFHNTITTATMAMLLSATAVFAQQEPPSVTLFKNVMVFDGTTDGLLDRDVLVVGNKIHAVAEDIPEAGTWEVEAGPTGPLYSSVYSSANGGGSGYTFIVDGERGQTTVELSPKVIDGGGRTLMPGLIDSHVHLYLTMDQGRVGMESSRWDTMTSYGAASALEWFHDGFTTVRDMGGMANGLQQVIDKGLIEGPRIYLSGGTISQTAGHGDMRLESQSEPEYSSLVRNGMTHIADGPQEVRKAVRKNFGMGATQMKIMMAGGIASKASPFASGQFTDEEILAAVDEAASRGTYVAAHLYLDEHIKRALDLGVMSIEHGQFLSEETAMLMKEKGAFIASFLASVQSDAILTHPVYGKPGTFEAARTIMMKEGSAGFVDVIRRVKPNLVFASDIPSANGMAARHQRDHEKWIFADSFGNFEALKALTSMGGELAMLTGDLNPYPSKLGVIEEGAYADILLVDGNPLEDIAVIGGNSKWFDAERRMRGIETINLIMKDGVIYKNTLD; encoded by the coding sequence ATGATGTTTCACAATACCATAACCACGGCAACGATGGCGATGTTGCTCTCTGCAACAGCTGTTTTTGCGCAGCAAGAGCCGCCGTCCGTCACCCTGTTCAAAAATGTCATGGTATTCGACGGAACCACTGACGGTCTTTTGGACCGCGACGTTCTTGTCGTTGGCAACAAGATCCACGCCGTTGCAGAAGACATTCCCGAAGCGGGCACCTGGGAAGTCGAGGCTGGCCCGACCGGACCATTGTATTCGTCGGTGTATTCGTCGGCCAATGGTGGCGGTTCGGGCTATACCTTTATCGTCGACGGCGAACGGGGCCAAACAACGGTCGAACTGTCGCCCAAGGTCATCGACGGCGGCGGACGTACTCTGATGCCGGGGCTGATCGACAGCCACGTGCACCTTTATCTCACCATGGATCAGGGTCGCGTTGGCATGGAAAGTTCCCGTTGGGACACGATGACCTCTTACGGTGCGGCATCCGCACTCGAATGGTTTCACGATGGCTTTACCACTGTGCGTGACATGGGCGGCATGGCGAACGGGCTACAGCAAGTCATCGACAAAGGCCTGATTGAAGGTCCCCGCATCTATCTTTCTGGGGGCACGATTTCCCAGACGGCAGGGCATGGCGACATGCGTCTGGAGAGTCAAAGCGAACCGGAATACAGCAGCCTTGTGCGCAACGGTATGACCCATATCGCAGATGGACCGCAGGAAGTGCGTAAAGCCGTGCGCAAGAATTTCGGTATGGGCGCAACCCAGATGAAGATCATGATGGCGGGTGGCATTGCCAGCAAAGCAAGCCCGTTTGCGTCAGGTCAGTTCACCGATGAGGAAATTCTTGCTGCAGTGGATGAGGCCGCGAGCCGCGGAACCTATGTTGCGGCACATCTCTATCTTGACGAACACATCAAGCGCGCGCTGGATTTAGGCGTCATGAGCATTGAGCACGGTCAGTTCCTGTCAGAAGAAACAGCCATGCTTATGAAGGAAAAAGGCGCGTTCATCGCCTCCTTTCTTGCGTCTGTGCAGAGCGATGCGATCCTCACCCATCCGGTTTACGGCAAACCCGGCACATTCGAGGCTGCTCGCACGATCATGATGAAGGAAGGCTCAGCCGGGTTCGTCGATGTGATCAGAAGGGTGAAACCCAACCTGGTCTTCGCAAGCGACATCCCCAGCGCCAATGGGATGGCTGCAAGGCATCAACGCGACCATGAGAAGTGGATTTTTGCGGACAGCTTCGGAAATTTCGAAGCCTTGAAGGCGTTGACGTCAATGGGTGGTGAACTGGCAATGCTTACCGGTGATCTCAACCCATATCCAAGCAAGCTGGGCGTGATCGAAGAAGGCGCATACGCCGACATCCTGTTGGTTGACGGCAATCCGCTGGAGGACATCGCCGTTATTGGCGGAAATTCAAAATGGTTTGACGCAGAACGCCGCATGCGTGGCATCGAGACCATCAATCTGATCATGAAAGACGGCGTGATCTACAAGAACACGCTGGACTAA
- a CDS encoding amino acid ABC transporter permease, with protein sequence MMFDLDFSVIPANSELLWEGMKMTFLLTGLAICGGIVLGTFLALLRIAKVPVLQHVAAGYVNFFRSLPLILVIFWLFFLVPLILGRPVGAFSSVLVAFVMFEAAYYSEIIRAGINSVRPGQLAAARAIGLTYGQSMRYIVLPQAFRAMTPILLTQAIILFQDTSLVYVVGLRDFLVSAEIVANRDQKLVEMFLFVAVVYFTICFLASMGVKYLQRRLAT encoded by the coding sequence ATGATGTTCGATCTTGATTTCTCGGTCATCCCGGCAAATTCTGAATTGTTGTGGGAGGGTATGAAAATGACCTTCCTTCTGACCGGGCTGGCCATCTGTGGCGGTATCGTTCTGGGCACGTTTCTGGCGCTTTTGAGGATCGCCAAGGTTCCGGTGCTTCAGCATGTTGCGGCTGGCTATGTGAATTTCTTTCGCTCGCTTCCGTTGATTTTGGTGATCTTCTGGCTGTTCTTTCTGGTGCCGTTGATATTGGGGCGTCCGGTGGGCGCGTTTTCATCGGTGCTGGTGGCCTTTGTCATGTTCGAGGCCGCCTATTACTCTGAGATAATCCGCGCCGGGATCAATTCGGTGCGCCCCGGCCAACTGGCAGCGGCGCGGGCCATTGGCCTAACATATGGGCAATCCATGCGCTATATCGTACTGCCTCAGGCATTTCGCGCGATGACGCCCATTCTGCTGACCCAGGCGATCATTCTTTTTCAGGATACGTCGCTGGTTTACGTTGTCGGCCTGCGCGACTTCCTGGTCAGCGCCGAGATCGTGGCAAACCGCGATCAAAAACTGGTTGAGATGTTCCTGTTCGTCGCGGTGGTCTATTTCACCATCTGTTTCCTTGCGTCGATGGGTGTTAAATATCTTCAAAGAAGGCTTGCCACATGA
- a CDS encoding amino acid ABC transporter substrate-binding protein, translated as MKHGFRTLAVTAIVAAGFAAPVFADAGDSPTLKRIQERGVVNIGHRETSIPFSYIGSDNEPIGYSIDLCLKIVDAIKAELGVEELDVKYIPVTGQTRIPLIANGTIDMECGSTTNNLTRQLQVEYLPTTFITGTKIASKAGSGITELEDLEGKIIGLSSGTTNEKAIKAAIEAGGLNVDIVPVKDHSQGWLALETDRIDAYGSDDVLLYGLISKSSDPSAYQVTGRYLSFDPYALMVQRNDSTFERLGRATMAGLMRSGEMAEIYAKWFEPGPTGINMPLSETLRTAFEVQALPE; from the coding sequence ATGAAACACGGCTTTAGAACACTTGCGGTGACGGCTATAGTGGCTGCGGGCTTTGCGGCACCGGTATTTGCCGATGCGGGCGACAGCCCAACGCTGAAACGCATTCAGGAACGCGGGGTCGTGAATATCGGCCACCGCGAGACATCAATTCCGTTTTCCTACATTGGCAGCGACAACGAGCCGATTGGCTATTCCATTGACCTGTGTCTGAAGATCGTCGACGCGATCAAAGCAGAGCTGGGCGTTGAAGAACTGGACGTGAAATACATCCCCGTCACGGGACAGACCCGCATCCCGCTGATTGCAAACGGCACGATTGATATGGAATGCGGATCAACGACCAACAATCTGACGCGCCAGTTGCAGGTCGAATATTTGCCAACGACCTTTATCACCGGCACCAAGATAGCGTCAAAGGCGGGTTCAGGCATTACCGAGCTGGAGGACTTAGAAGGCAAAATCATTGGGTTGTCGTCCGGCACCACCAACGAAAAGGCGATCAAAGCCGCGATTGAGGCCGGTGGCCTGAATGTGGATATCGTGCCGGTGAAAGACCATAGTCAGGGCTGGCTGGCGCTGGAAACCGACCGGATTGATGCCTATGGCTCGGATGATGTGCTGCTGTACGGTTTGATCTCAAAATCCTCTGATCCATCGGCCTATCAGGTCACGGGGCGGTATTTGTCGTTTGATCCCTATGCGCTGATGGTGCAGCGCAACGATTCCACCTTTGAACGTCTGGGCCGGGCCACCATGGCAGGGTTGATGCGCTCGGGCGAGATGGCTGAGATTTACGCCAAATGGTTTGAGCCAGGACCGACAGGTATCAATATGCCTTTGTCGGAAACCTTGCGCACAGCCTTTGAAGTGCAGGCGCTGCCCGAGTGA
- a CDS encoding amino acid ABC transporter ATP-binding protein encodes MIEMSSVSKWYGKFQVLKDCTLSVAKGEVIVVCGPSGSGKSTLIKTVNGLEPINSGQITVAGTDITARSTNLDQVRSKIGMVFQNFELFPHMNVTENIKLGQIKVLGRGAKEAEDKALALLERVGLSEHAHKYPSQLSGGQQQRVAIARGLAMEPMAMLFDEPTSALDPEMINEVLDVMVELAQEGMTMMVVTHEMGFAKKVADRVVFMDFGEIVEDATSKDFFGAPRSERAQEFLSKILSH; translated from the coding sequence ATGATTGAAATGTCATCCGTCAGCAAATGGTACGGTAAATTTCAGGTTCTCAAGGACTGCACGCTCAGCGTGGCAAAGGGCGAGGTTATCGTGGTTTGCGGGCCATCTGGGTCGGGCAAAAGCACGCTGATCAAAACTGTGAACGGGCTGGAGCCGATCAACAGCGGTCAGATTACTGTTGCGGGAACAGACATCACCGCGCGGAGCACGAATCTGGATCAAGTGCGTTCAAAAATTGGCATGGTGTTTCAGAATTTCGAACTGTTCCCGCATATGAACGTGACCGAAAACATCAAGCTGGGTCAGATCAAGGTGCTAGGTCGGGGGGCCAAGGAAGCCGAGGATAAGGCACTTGCGCTGCTAGAGCGCGTAGGCTTGTCCGAGCATGCCCACAAATATCCCTCACAACTGTCTGGTGGGCAGCAACAGCGCGTGGCGATTGCCCGCGGATTGGCGATGGAGCCAATGGCTATGCTTTTTGACGAACCTACGTCTGCGCTTGATCCCGAAATGATCAACGAAGTGCTGGATGTGATGGTCGAACTGGCACAGGAAGGTATGACCATGATGGTCGTCACCCACGAAATGGGATTTGCCAAGAAAGTGGCCGACAGGGTTGTGTTCATGGATTTTGGCGAAATCGTGGAAGATGCGACCTCAAAAGATTTCTTTGGGGCTCCCCGCAGTGAGCGAGCGCAAGAGTTTCTCTCAAAAATTCTTAGCCACTAA
- a CDS encoding response regulator, giving the protein MTKRILVIEDQPDNRRILRDLLGNSGFVVTEAENGRIGVEMAVSDPPDLILMDIQMPEMDGYQATREIKASAAGDIPIIAVTSYALSDDETKARGAGCDGYVSKPFSPREILRKVIEFIGEAKSDA; this is encoded by the coding sequence ATGACAAAGCGTATTCTTGTGATCGAGGATCAACCTGACAATCGCCGAATACTCAGGGATCTGTTGGGCAATTCCGGTTTTGTTGTAACCGAAGCCGAAAATGGACGGATTGGCGTCGAAATGGCCGTGTCAGATCCGCCCGATTTGATCCTGATGGACATACAGATGCCCGAGATGGACGGATATCAGGCCACTCGCGAAATCAAGGCGTCTGCTGCTGGTGACATTCCAATCATCGCAGTGACGTCGTACGCATTGTCCGACGATGAAACCAAGGCACGCGGTGCCGGCTGTGACGGTTATGTCTCGAAACCCTTTAGTCCGCGTGAAATTCTTCGCAAAGTTATCGAATTCATTGGCGAAGCGAAGAGCGATGCGTGA
- a CDS encoding response regulator — MRDVPLILIVDDQPDNRSILDARLSAEGYETAQAADGIEALAMARSKLPDLILLDVMMPYMDGFEVCQRIIADETISFIPVVLVTARADKQDIVKGLEAGASDYLTKPFSHPELIARVRSMLRIKALHDRVEHQKGELAEWNRALEAKVDEQVRKIERTNRLRRFLPSSVADKILAGDDAGLLASQRGNVSVLFADLRNFTSFSEKADPSCVISLLNAYHSFSGPLIEHHEGTLERFLGDGILVLFNAPLPCDSPVEKALDLAKDLQRGFQEAIAPFVPDGERVGLGIGIAFGGATLGCIGYERRYDYAAIGSVSNIASRLSDMALDGQTLISEDAINTGQFNDRVAFFSTMKLKGFDLPTRVHELSVSM, encoded by the coding sequence ATGCGTGATGTCCCGCTGATCCTCATTGTCGACGATCAACCCGACAATCGCTCGATACTCGATGCCAGACTATCCGCCGAAGGCTACGAGACGGCGCAAGCGGCGGACGGTATCGAAGCCTTAGCAATGGCACGATCCAAATTGCCCGATCTCATTTTGTTGGACGTGATGATGCCTTACATGGATGGGTTCGAAGTGTGTCAACGCATCATAGCGGATGAGACAATTTCATTTATCCCGGTTGTCCTGGTTACGGCGCGCGCAGACAAACAAGACATTGTGAAAGGGCTCGAGGCAGGGGCCAGCGACTATTTAACGAAACCGTTTAGCCACCCTGAACTTATTGCCAGAGTGCGTTCCATGTTGCGGATTAAGGCCCTTCACGACCGAGTAGAGCATCAAAAGGGCGAACTGGCTGAGTGGAACCGCGCACTTGAAGCGAAAGTTGACGAACAAGTTCGAAAAATCGAACGTACAAACCGGCTACGGAGATTTTTGCCAAGCTCGGTTGCAGATAAGATATTGGCCGGTGACGACGCGGGATTGCTCGCCAGTCAGAGAGGAAATGTCTCCGTCTTATTTGCTGATTTGCGCAATTTCACGTCCTTTTCGGAGAAGGCGGACCCCTCTTGTGTGATCTCTCTGCTGAATGCCTATCATTCCTTTTCCGGGCCGCTCATCGAGCATCATGAAGGCACGCTGGAGCGGTTTTTGGGGGATGGCATACTGGTGCTATTCAATGCACCGCTACCCTGTGACAGTCCGGTCGAAAAAGCGCTGGATTTGGCGAAAGACCTGCAGCGGGGTTTCCAAGAAGCTATCGCGCCATTTGTACCCGACGGCGAGCGGGTCGGGCTGGGGATTGGGATTGCATTCGGGGGCGCAACACTTGGGTGCATCGGATACGAGCGTCGGTATGACTATGCAGCCATTGGTTCTGTTTCAAACATTGCTTCCAGACTGAGCGACATGGCGCTGGATGGGCAAACCTTGATTAGTGAAGACGCCATAAACACCGGCCAATTCAACGACCGCGTGGCGTTCTTTTCCACAATGAAATTAAAGGGATTCGATTTGCCAACCAGAGTTCACGAATTGTCGGTATCCATGTAG
- a CDS encoding DoxX family protein, which yields MIVIISILLTAFFLFASSIKIFGWQDKIFQIQLEMFKSYGLNRSIMRLVGLVELFGAVTIWFSGTLFMSLGAMALLGTSVGAIGCHLIFDTWKQGVPAMITGTLSAFILWNSKELILRLL from the coding sequence ATGATCGTGATCATTAGCATTCTACTTACCGCATTCTTCCTGTTCGCAAGTTCGATCAAAATATTCGGATGGCAGGACAAGATTTTCCAGATCCAGCTTGAAATGTTCAAGAGCTACGGTCTGAATAGAAGCATTATGCGACTGGTGGGCCTGGTTGAGTTGTTTGGCGCTGTCACAATTTGGTTCTCGGGTACACTCTTCATGTCACTTGGGGCCATGGCACTGCTAGGGACCTCCGTTGGGGCCATCGGGTGCCATTTGATCTTCGACACTTGGAAGCAGGGTGTGCCAGCTATGATAACTGGTACGTTGTCCGCATTCATTTTGTGGAACAGTAAAGAACTGATCTTGAGGCTGCTTTGA
- a CDS encoding amidohydrolase family protein encodes MKFLSKYTTGVAALAAAITLSASFAFAQDTPAQTLFTNVNVFDGVNESLMENANVLVEGNLIKAVSTDAIDAPDAKVIDGGGRTLMPGLIESHVHLNMQHMVGGYDTFEDRDWQEIGAMAAFTAQSILMDGFTTVRDVGALQTGIRRAIDNGFAIGPRIYHAGAVISQTSGHGDWRLKGQNTLESRNTGKVAQLGLAYVVDGYDASLSAARQNLANGAVLNKMMMSGGVFSSKDGLHTIQGTDEEVTAVVRASNDWGTYATAHVNNPPDIQRGLRLGLGEIMHGQFLDEETAAMMVEADVFYNPQLSVSSLEAIERTFGPEPSVNKSKSLRVAEGMARIPDILLKFPKLLEKTTFGVDTVTVTPANAIRNRDHEIWFWADKFGTLQTLKSMTSIGGDLAALTGGQNPYPDGSLGVIAEGAYADILLIDGNPLEDITLIGGSKELFDAPDRKPGDIPAMHLIMKDGVIFKNTLN; translated from the coding sequence ATGAAATTTCTGTCAAAATATACGACTGGGGTTGCGGCGCTAGCTGCGGCAATAACCCTTTCTGCCAGCTTCGCGTTCGCTCAGGACACGCCGGCGCAGACGTTGTTCACGAATGTGAATGTCTTTGATGGGGTGAACGAATCTCTAATGGAGAACGCCAACGTTCTGGTCGAAGGCAACTTGATCAAGGCCGTGTCAACGGATGCCATTGATGCACCGGATGCCAAGGTCATCGACGGTGGCGGCCGCACATTGATGCCGGGGCTTATAGAAAGTCACGTGCATCTGAATATGCAACATATGGTAGGTGGCTACGATACATTTGAGGACCGCGACTGGCAGGAAATCGGGGCAATGGCGGCATTCACGGCGCAAAGCATCCTGATGGATGGCTTCACGACCGTACGGGACGTCGGTGCCTTGCAGACTGGGATCCGCCGCGCAATTGACAACGGTTTTGCAATTGGGCCCCGGATTTACCACGCTGGCGCCGTGATCAGCCAGACTTCCGGGCATGGTGATTGGAGACTGAAAGGTCAAAACACTCTCGAAAGCCGAAACACTGGCAAAGTCGCGCAACTTGGTCTGGCGTATGTCGTTGATGGGTACGATGCGTCGCTGAGTGCCGCCCGACAGAACCTCGCGAACGGGGCAGTGTTGAACAAGATGATGATGAGCGGTGGCGTTTTCTCCTCAAAGGACGGCTTGCATACGATACAGGGCACTGACGAGGAAGTGACAGCCGTCGTCCGTGCTTCGAATGACTGGGGCACCTACGCGACGGCGCATGTGAACAACCCACCCGATATTCAACGCGGTTTGCGCCTCGGCCTGGGAGAGATCATGCATGGGCAGTTTCTAGATGAGGAGACAGCCGCAATGATGGTCGAGGCAGACGTTTTCTACAATCCGCAGCTCTCGGTTTCTTCTCTCGAAGCAATCGAGCGCACGTTTGGACCAGAGCCATCAGTGAACAAATCCAAGTCATTGCGGGTTGCCGAGGGTATGGCACGTATCCCAGATATTCTCTTAAAGTTTCCGAAGCTTTTGGAAAAGACCACCTTTGGCGTGGATACCGTCACGGTTACGCCAGCGAACGCGATCCGCAACCGTGATCACGAGATATGGTTCTGGGCGGACAAGTTTGGCACTTTGCAGACGCTGAAATCTATGACCTCCATCGGCGGCGATCTCGCCGCTCTCACGGGCGGCCAGAACCCATATCCTGACGGTTCCCTGGGTGTGATCGCGGAAGGCGCATATGCTGACATCTTATTGATCGATGGCAACCCGCTGGAAGACATCACACTGATAGGTGGCAGCAAAGAATTGTTCGACGCACCAGACCGTAAACCCGGAGACATCCCGGCAATGCATCTCATCATGAAAGACGGCGTGATCTTCAAGAACACACTCAACTGA
- a CDS encoding AraC family transcriptional regulator: MATDHGPKDVPMVRATVLGPVAQALITSGEDIDVFLAAFDLTYPRTQDPKSYIRNDVVYSAFAAAAELRNDQSFCASVGRNINLPDFLPFGGPLEEATTIGGFFSRFTQAVSSETTSVSQSLFVEDSTAYFSAKRRFVPTESPAHSDGFMIGIWITFLHEALDFRWDPSSVLVRMCDPAVLPLEFHGIRAIKSNDRGFSIRFPAAWLRIPLNGDLSPENTDELVGPQLDMLAPKGFVEAIQTILAKHIGENDLSVEKAAELCGFSKSALARRLAKFDTTIVEILTVLKMESAKGSLGNSNASIQSIALSLGYSDATAFSRAFRKRAGLSPRAYRQSVQTKDQQQ, encoded by the coding sequence GTGGCAACAGATCATGGTCCTAAAGACGTGCCGATGGTACGGGCGACTGTATTGGGTCCTGTCGCTCAGGCATTGATCACCAGCGGCGAAGACATTGATGTCTTCTTAGCAGCGTTTGATCTTACGTACCCGCGTACCCAAGATCCGAAGTCCTACATCCGTAACGATGTTGTCTATAGCGCGTTCGCGGCGGCAGCTGAACTACGCAATGACCAGAGTTTTTGCGCGTCTGTTGGGCGGAATATTAATCTGCCAGACTTCTTGCCTTTTGGCGGCCCACTTGAAGAAGCAACTACAATAGGTGGGTTTTTCTCTCGCTTCACGCAAGCGGTGTCCAGCGAGACAACCTCCGTCTCGCAAAGCCTGTTTGTCGAAGATTCCACGGCCTATTTCAGCGCTAAACGTAGGTTTGTGCCAACTGAGTCTCCAGCTCACAGCGATGGATTTATGATAGGTATTTGGATCACATTCTTGCACGAGGCGCTCGATTTCCGCTGGGATCCGTCTTCGGTGTTGGTCAGGATGTGCGATCCGGCTGTTCTACCGCTAGAGTTTCACGGCATCCGGGCGATCAAGAGCAATGACCGGGGCTTTTCCATTCGGTTTCCTGCTGCTTGGCTCAGGATACCTCTGAATGGAGATTTATCGCCCGAAAACACGGATGAATTAGTCGGGCCGCAACTGGATATGCTCGCGCCGAAGGGATTTGTGGAGGCCATTCAGACAATACTAGCGAAACACATTGGTGAGAATGACTTGAGTGTGGAAAAAGCGGCTGAGTTGTGCGGGTTTTCAAAATCTGCACTGGCACGCAGATTGGCCAAATTTGATACGACCATTGTCGAGATTCTGACGGTTCTCAAGATGGAGTCCGCAAAGGGTTCTTTGGGCAACTCCAATGCCTCTATCCAGAGCATTGCGCTTAGCCTTGGCTACTCTGATGCGACCGCGTTTAGCAGGGCATTTCGAAAACGTGCCGGGTTATCCCCCCGTGCCTACAGGCAATCGGTCCAAACAAAGGACCAACAGCAATGA
- a CDS encoding amino acid ABC transporter permease, whose amino-acid sequence MNYNWDWGILFREPYLGWIISGLGWTLWISLFAWIIAFSLGSVLGIFRTSSSPVLRAIGTLYVEIFRNIPLLVQLFLWYFVFPELLPDDWSRWVKRDMPAPAMTTAIIAIGLYTASRVCEQVRSGIDAVGLGQRQAGKAIGMTEVQVYRHILLPNAYRIIIPPLTSEFLTIFKQSSLALTIGVVELTAMTRQIEEYTFQGFEAFTAATIVYSLVTFTVMAIMRQVDRHTALPGTFSKGAA is encoded by the coding sequence ATGAACTATAACTGGGACTGGGGCATTTTGTTCCGCGAGCCCTATTTGGGGTGGATCATATCCGGTCTTGGCTGGACGTTATGGATTTCGCTTTTTGCCTGGATCATTGCCTTTAGCCTGGGGTCGGTTCTGGGGATTTTCCGCACCTCATCCAGCCCGGTGCTGCGCGCCATCGGCACGCTGTATGTTGAGATTTTCCGCAATATTCCCCTTCTGGTGCAACTGTTCCTGTGGTATTTCGTGTTTCCCGAACTGCTGCCTGATGATTGGTCGCGCTGGGTAAAGCGCGATATGCCGGCACCGGCGATGACCACCGCTATCATTGCGATCGGTCTTTATACGGCGTCGCGGGTGTGTGAGCAGGTCCGGTCGGGCATTGATGCCGTTGGTCTGGGTCAGCGACAGGCCGGCAAGGCCATCGGCATGACCGAGGTACAGGTCTATCGCCATATCCTGTTGCCCAATGCCTACCGCATCATCATCCCGCCGTTGACCAGTGAATTTTTGACGATCTTCAAACAATCCTCGCTGGCGCTGACCATCGGCGTGGTCGAGCTGACGGCCATGACACGCCAGATCGAGGAATACACATTCCAGGGGTTTGAAGCCTTTACCGCCGCCACCATCGTTTATTCGCTGGTGACATTCACGGTCATGGCTATCATGCGCCAGGTTGATAGGCACACGGCGCTTCCCGGCACCTTTTCAAAAGGGGCTGCATGA